A stretch of Leptolyngbyaceae cyanobacterium DNA encodes these proteins:
- a CDS encoding helix-turn-helix transcriptional regulator has product TKAERLAAFIKELRGSCSQRRFCQQLGVSKSCVNFWESGLAWPDTGNLEKLAALKGWSLADLQTYLVKGELPSQEPLQRILSIVPTLPSEAVAQIAALAVQTLAARTGSTNEQSNVA; this is encoded by the coding sequence CCACCAAAGCCGAACGACTCGCAGCCTTCATAAAAGAATTACGAGGTTCTTGTTCTCAACGCCGCTTTTGCCAACAGCTGGGCGTGAGTAAGTCCTGCGTTAATTTTTGGGAGTCCGGCTTGGCTTGGCCCGACACGGGAAATTTAGAAAAGTTGGCCGCATTGAAGGGTTGGAGTCTTGCAGATCTGCAAACATACCTTGTGAAAGGAGAACTGCCATCCCAAGAACCCCTACAACGGATTTTGAGTATAGTGCCAACTCTTCCATCGGAAGCAGTAGCCCAAATAGCAGCACTGGCAGTGCAAACCCTAGCAGCTAGAACTGGTTCTACAAACGAGCAATCTAATGTTGCTTAG